A genomic segment from Nevskiales bacterium encodes:
- a CDS encoding SDR family oxidoreductase encodes MNEQTILDELWAAPTVFHPDLFKGKVALVSGGGTGLGRAIALLFARLGADLALCGRTQEKLDRVAEFLRGKGLRVLPVTCNIREPEQVENLFQRLDAEYGRLDYQINNAGGQFPGHAIDYPVKGWNAVINNNLNGTWYMMQRAAQYWRDKQAPGSIVNIIAVADRGMPGVAHTAAARAGVAALTRTVSVEWAPLNIRVNCVAPGLTATEGLGVYPPEATHEWPRANPMKRPGTPMEIAEACVFLSAPSGGFINGEVLVVDGGGYNWGEIWTAGRPDYFK; translated from the coding sequence ATGAACGAACAAACCATCCTCGACGAACTCTGGGCCGCGCCCACGGTCTTCCACCCTGACCTGTTCAAGGGCAAGGTCGCGCTGGTCTCCGGCGGCGGCACGGGACTTGGGCGTGCCATTGCCCTGCTGTTCGCGCGGCTGGGCGCGGACCTCGCCCTCTGCGGCCGCACGCAGGAAAAACTCGACCGCGTGGCGGAGTTCCTGCGCGGCAAGGGCCTGCGCGTATTGCCGGTGACCTGCAACATCCGTGAGCCGGAGCAGGTCGAGAACCTGTTCCAGAGGCTCGACGCCGAGTACGGCCGGCTGGATTACCAGATCAACAACGCCGGCGGCCAGTTCCCGGGGCACGCCATCGACTACCCGGTGAAGGGCTGGAACGCGGTCATCAACAACAACCTCAACGGCACCTGGTACATGATGCAGCGTGCCGCGCAGTACTGGCGGGATAAGCAGGCACCGGGCAGCATCGTCAACATCATTGCGGTCGCCGACCGCGGCATGCCGGGCGTGGCACACACTGCCGCGGCGCGGGCCGGCGTCGCCGCACTCACCCGTACCGTCTCGGTCGAATGGGCGCCGCTCAACATCCGCGTCAACTGCGTGGCGCCGGGGCTCACCGCCACCGAAGGGCTCGGGGTCTACCCGCCCGAGGCCACGCACGAATGGCCGCGCGCCAATCCGATGAAACGCCCCGGCACGCCGATGGAAATCGCCGAGGCCTGCGTGTTCCTGAGCGCGCCCTCAGGCGGTTTCATCAACGGCGAGGTGCTGGTCGTGGACGGCGGAGGCTACAACTGGGGTGAAATCTGGACCGCCGGCCGGCCAGATTACTTCAAGTAG
- a CDS encoding DUF6691 family protein, whose translation MKELLLTLLAGLLFGMGLVLSGMADPKIVLGFLTWDAHWNPALLFVMAGALGVTVPGFAWLRRRGQPFLAGNFSPPAVTAIDRRLVLGALTFGLGWGLAGFCPGPAIVSAGLLQPAALLFLPAMLAGGWLASRLDVYLK comes from the coding sequence ATGAAAGAACTGTTGCTGACGCTGCTGGCGGGGCTGCTGTTCGGCATGGGCCTGGTGCTGTCGGGCATGGCCGACCCGAAGATCGTGCTGGGCTTCCTGACCTGGGATGCGCACTGGAACCCGGCGCTGCTGTTCGTGATGGCCGGCGCGCTGGGCGTCACGGTCCCGGGTTTTGCCTGGCTGCGGCGCCGCGGCCAGCCGTTCCTGGCGGGGAATTTCAGCCCGCCGGCCGTGACGGCGATCGACCGGCGCCTGGTGCTGGGCGCGCTGACATTCGGATTGGGCTGGGGGCTGGCGGGCTTCTGCCCGGGCCCGGCGATCGTCTCGGCCGGCCTGCTGCAGCCGGCGGCGCTGCTGTTCCTGCCGGCAATGCTCGCGGGCGGATGGCTGGCGTCGCGGCTCGATGTCTACTTGAAGTAA
- a CDS encoding YeeE/YedE thiosulfate transporter family protein: MSLWPALLGGVLIGASALLLYAAFGRIAGISGIAFGTLFGAAAERRWRLLFLGGLVLGGWLAVITGIAAMPHAPLPDAAGIALIVLAGLLVGLGTRLGNGCTSGHGVCGLARLSRRSLVSVLLFMGAGIATASLLRPLLAGLAP, encoded by the coding sequence ATGAGCCTGTGGCCGGCCCTGCTGGGCGGCGTACTGATTGGCGCCTCGGCGCTGCTGCTGTATGCCGCCTTTGGCCGCATCGCCGGCATCAGCGGCATCGCCTTCGGCACGCTGTTCGGTGCCGCCGCGGAGCGTCGCTGGCGCCTGCTGTTTCTCGGCGGGCTGGTGCTGGGCGGCTGGCTGGCCGTCATCACGGGCATTGCCGCCATGCCGCACGCGCCGCTGCCGGATGCTGCCGGAATCGCGCTGATCGTGCTGGCGGGGTTGCTGGTCGGCCTTGGCACGCGCCTCGGCAACGGCTGCACCAGCGGGCATGGCGTCTGCGGACTCGCGCGGCTGTCGCGCCGCTCGCTGGTGTCGGTGCTGCTGTTCATGGGTGCGGGCATCGCCACCGCCTCGCTGCTGCGCCCGCTGCTGGCCGGGTTGGCGCCATGA
- a CDS encoding metal-sensing transcriptional repressor, with product MRDWEENKAQVLARLRRAEGQLRAVIRMVEREDDCERTAQQLSAARKALDRAFYDMLACAMRRQFTDLGLDSPRARSELAHMTELLTRYG from the coding sequence ATGCGCGACTGGGAAGAGAACAAGGCGCAGGTACTGGCACGGCTGCGGCGGGCCGAGGGCCAGCTGCGCGCGGTCATCCGGATGGTCGAGCGCGAGGACGATTGCGAACGCACCGCGCAGCAGCTCTCCGCCGCACGCAAGGCGCTGGACCGCGCTTTCTACGACATGCTGGCCTGTGCCATGCGCAGGCAATTCACCGATCTCGGCCTGGACAGCCCGCGCGCGCGCAGCGAGCTGGCGCACATGACCGAGCTGCTGACCCGCTACGGCTGA